In the Aquisalimonas asiatica genome, CCCGGCGGGATGGGGTCGGCCACCGCGGCGTGGCTGGACGACGCCACCATGACGACGGCAACGACCAGCGGCCTGAGCCAGCGCCGGGGAATGCCGGAGCCGTAGCGGACGGGTGACGGGCACAGCGACGGAGCGGTGGATGCGGGTGCCATGGCGTGAACTCCTGCGTAATCGACGGGCACGGCAGCGCTTTTTATGATTGTCGCGAGCCGCGGACCGACCGCATGCAGCTTCGTTGCCAACGCACCGAACCTGTATCGCTAACACGCGGTTAGCTGCTGAATTGAATCAGGAGTCTTATCTTTTTGTGCGGGAGATGTAAAAAATTCCGACAAGCGCCGGGCAGAGGGTGTTCGACGGCGTCCTGGAGAGGGGAAATTGGTGGGTCGTGCAGGATTCGAACCTGCGACCAGCGGATTAAAAGTCCGATGCTCTACCAACTGAGCTAACGACCCGACCGCCGCGAATCATACCCAAACTAATCTGGCTGTCAAACCTTGGGCCATGTTCGCCAGGGTTCACACGCCGGGCCGGTAGCGTGTGGGGTCGGTGACGCCGGCCTCGCTGAAACCGGCCGCCCGCAGGCGGCAGGAGTCACAGACACCACAGGCGCGGCCCTGGTCATCCGCCTGGTAGCAGGAGACGGTGCGGCTGTAATCCACGCCCAGGGCGAGGCCGTGGCGAATGATATCGGCCTTGCTCATGTCGCTCAGCGGTGCATGGACGCGGAAACGCTGCTCACCCTCGGTGCCGGCACGGGTGGCCAGGTTGGCCGTGGCCTCGAACGCACGGATGAAATCCGGGCGGCAGTCGGGATATCCCGAGTAATCCACGGCGTTGACGCCGATGAACAGGTCGAACGCCCCCACGACCTCCGCGTAGCCCAGGGCCAGTGACAGGAAGACGGTGTTGCGCGCGGGCACGTAAGTGACGGGAATGCCGTCGGCGGGCGTCTCGGGGACGTCAATGGCGGTATCGGTCAGTGCCGAGCCGCCGATGGCGCCCAGATCCAGGGTGACTCGCCGGTGCTCGTGGGCGCCCTGTGCGGCGATGGCGTCGCAGGCGGCCAGCT is a window encoding:
- the queC gene encoding 7-cyano-7-deazaguanine synthase QueC; this translates as MSGTQRPAIILLSGGLDSATVLAMARDLGYRCHAISFDYGQRHRSELAACDAIAAQGAHEHRRVTLDLGAIGGSALTDTAIDVPETPADGIPVTYVPARNTVFLSLALGYAEVVGAFDLFIGVNAVDYSGYPDCRPDFIRAFEATANLATRAGTEGEQRFRVHAPLSDMSKADIIRHGLALGVDYSRTVSCYQADDQGRACGVCDSCRLRAAGFSEAGVTDPTRYRPGV